The window CGGGCTTTATGGGCTGGTGCCCGAGGAGGAGTGGGCCTTGGGCAAGGACTTACAGGGGAGCCTCGAGGCCCTCCTGGCCGAGGCGCTTCGCCGGGGCGGGGACGACAACGTCACCGCCGTGGCCTTACGGGTGGAGTGATGCAGGGACTTTTGGCCGTTCTCCTGGTGCTCCTTACCGCCCTTTTGGCGGCGCGGCTTTCCCCTTGGCCCCTCCTTTCCCTCCTCGTTCTCCTCACCGGGGCGGGGGTGGCCACGGGGGTTAGGTTGGAAGTGGCCCTTCCCTGGCTCCTCCTCGCCCTCGGCGCCTTGGCCGCCCCCCGGGTCTACCTGGGGCCGAGGCGGAGGCCTGCCCGCCGCCCGGCCAGGGCAGCCAAGCGGGAGGGGCCCAAGACCACGGAGGAGACCCAGGCCCTTTCCCAACGCTACGAGATCCTGGAGAAGGTGGGCGTAGGGGGGATGGCCACGGTCTACAAGGCCAAGGACAAGAAGACGGGCCGCCTGGTGGCCCTAAAGGTGCCCCAGGAGCGCTTCGTGGGCGACCCCCGCTTCGTGCGCCGTTTCCACCGGGAGGCGGAGGTCTTGGCCAAGCTGGACCACCCCAACATCGTCAAGGTTTACGACCACGGCCAGGTGGACGGGGTGCACTTCATCGCCATGGAGTTTCTGGAGGGGGAGGGCCTGGACAAGCTCATAGAGGAGCGGCGCCTGAGCCTCAAGCAGGCCACGGCCATCCTGGCCCGGGTGGCGGACGCCCTCAAGCACATCCACGCCCAAGGCATCGTCCACCGGGACATCAAGCCGGGGAACATCATGGTCCTCAAGGGGGCCCTCAGGGAGGACGGGGTGGATCCCCGGGGCGTGCGCCTCATGGACTTCGGCATCGCCGCCGGGAAGGTCCTAACCCGGCTCACCATCACCGGGGCCCGCATCGGCACCCCCGTCTACATGAGCCCAGAGCAGGCCAAGGGGCAGAAGCTGGACCACCGCTCGGACATCTACTCCCTGGGCATCGTGCTCTACGAGGCCCTCACGGGCCAGCCCCCCTTCACGGGCGGGTACGAGACGGTGATCCACCAGCAGATCTTCCAGGTGCCCACCCCGCCCAAGCAGCTCAGGCCGGAAATCCCCCAGGCCCTTTCGGACCTGGTCCTCAAGATGCTGGAGAAGGACCCCGCCAAGCGGCCCAGCCTGGACGAGGTGATCCGGGGCCTCGAGGGGCCCTGGGAGGAGGAAAAGGGCCTGCCCCACCCCTTCTACCTCCTCCTTGGGGTGGAGGCCAAGAAGGGAAGCGTGCGCCTTCTGGACCTGAAGGGCACCGCCTCCAGGCTCATCTCCGGCATCGGTTCCGCCCCGGGCCACTTCTCCGCCCCCCCCCTCTCCGTGGCCGCCGACCCCAAAGGGGGGATTTGGGTTTCCGTCTTTGAGCACGGGGCCAAGCTCCTCCACCGCTTCTCCCCGGAAGGGGAGCTTCTCCTTTCCGCAGGGCCTTACGGGATGAAGCCCGGGGAGTTCCTCTTCCCCGCCTCCTTGGCGGTGGCGGACGGGGCCCTTTACGTCCTGGACGCCGAGACCGCCACCATCAGCCGCCTGGACCTGGAAGGGCGGTACCAGGGGCGCTTTGGCGGGCAGGGGCCGGGCCGCGGCACCTTCCAAGACCCCAAGGCCCTGGTGGCGGCGGCGGGGTCCCTCTTCGTCCTGGACTACGGGAACCGCCAGGTGCAACGCCTGGGCCTGGACGGGCGGTACCTCTCCCGCTACGCCTTCCGCCGCTCTAGGGAAAGCGAGGAGCTCAGGCTTCTCGGGGGCGTGGGGGCGGACGGAAACAGGCTTTACCTCTACGACGTGGAGGCGGCCAAGGTGCGGGTGGTGGACTTCTCCGGGGCCCTCCTCGCCTCCTGGCCCCTGCCCCTTTTGGAAGGGGAGGACGCCCGGAGCCTGGTGGAGCTTCTGCCCTTGGAGGGCATCCTCTACGCCGCCCGCAGGGGGTCAAGCCGCCTCCACCGCCTGGACCTAAAGACGGGGGAGGCCCTTCCGCCCTTGGAGGTCTACGCCCCCGTGCGGGCCTTGGGGGCATGGCGGAACCCGGCATGAGGGTCCTCTTGGTGGAAGACGACCCTGGGGTGCGGGAGGCCCTCAGCCTGGGGCTATCCCTGGAGGGGCACGAGGTGAGGGCCACGGAAAGCCCCAAGGAGGCCTTGGCCCTCCTCCCTTGGGCGGAGGTGGTGGTCCTGGACGTGCTTCTGCCGGAAGGGGACGGTTTTTCCCTTCTCAAGGAGATCCGGGCCCGCTCGGAGGTGCCCGTGCTCATGCTCACCGCCTTGGATGCGGTGGAGTGGCGGGTGAAGGGCTTGAGGGAGGGGGCGGACGACTACCTGGTGAAGCCCTATAGCCTCCAGGAGCTTCTGGCCCGCCTCGAGGCCCTGGGGAGGCGCGCTAGGAGGCCCGAGGAGGTCCTCTCCTACAAGGACCTCCGCCTCTACCCGAGGCGCATGGAGGCCTATAGGGGGGAAAGGCGGCTTAGCCTTTCCCCCAAGGCCTTCCTCCTCCTCAAGGCCTTTTTGGAACACCCCGAGGAGGTGCTCTCCAAAGAGGCCCTGATGCTTAAGGTCTGGGGGGAGGTGGTGGAGCCCGCCACCCTGGAGGTCCACCTCTCCGCCCTGCGCAAGGCCTTGGGGGAGCCGAACCCCATCCAGACCCTTCGCGGCTATGGGTACCGCCTTTTCCTCCCTTAGGGCGAGGCTTTTCGCCCTCCTCTTCTTGGCGCTTCTGCTCCTCGCCTTTCCCCTTGCCCTCCTCTCGGCCCGGGAGGCGGAGCGGGCGGCCACGGAGGACCTGCGGCGGGCCCTTTTGACCCGGCTTTTCCTCCTCAAGGAGGAGGGCCCCAAGGAGGAGAAGGCGCTTTTGGCGGAGCTTTTCCGCCTAAGCCAGGTTTTCGGGGGCGGCACGGGGTTCGTGGTGGGGGAAGGGGTGCGCACCACCGAGCTCGCCCCCTTCGCCCTGCCCCCCGCCCTCCTGCCGGCCCTGGCGGAGGGGCGGGCCTACCAAGGGGTGTGGCGGGGGGTGCTCTACGTGGCCCTGCCCCGGGAAGGCGGGGGGTTTGGCCTGGCGGTGCCCTTGGAGGGGGTGGCGGGGCTTGGGCGGCGCCTTCTCCTCCTCTACGCCACCTGGGGGGGTGGGGTTTTGCTCCTGGTCTTCGCCCTGGCCGCCTTGGGGCTTTCCTGGGCCTTGGGGCCCCTGAAGGCGCTCGCCCAAACCCTTCAGGGCCGCACCCCACAGGACCTCGCCCCCCTCCCTTCCCCCCAGGTGGCGGAGCTTAGGCCCGTGGTGGAGGCGCTCAACGGCCTCCTCGCCCGGGTGCGGGGACTGCTGGAGGAGCTTTCCGAAAAGGAAGCCCAGGCCCGCCGCTTCGCCCGCCACGCCTCCCACGAGCTCAGGAACCCCTTGGCCGCCCTAAAGGGGTACCTGGAGGTCCTGGCCCGAAAGGGGGAGCCCAAGGCCCTGGAGGGGGCCTTGCGGGAGGTGGGGCGCCTCGAGGCCCTCCTCGCGGGCCTCCTTCGGCTTTCCCAGTTGGAGGCCACCCCCTTGCGCCTAAAGCCCGTAAGCCTCGCCGCCTTCTTGCGGGAGCGGGGCGTGGAGGGGGTGGGGGACGCGGAGGTCCTAGTGGACCCCGAGCTTCTGGCCCTGGCGGTGGAGAACGTCTTGGAAAACGCCCGCCGCCACGGGAAGCCCCCGGTGCGGGCGGAGATCCTCAGGGAGGGCGAGGGGGTTTGGCTTTGGCTCGTGGATAGCGGGCCCGGCTTCCCCGAAACCCTCCTTCCCCGGGTCCTGGAGCCTTTTGTCCACGGGGGACGGGGAACGGGGCTTGGGCTTGCCCTGGTGGCGGCGGTGGCCCGGGCCCACGGGGGAAGGGCGCGGGCGGAGAACCGGGGCGGGGCGGCGGTGGGGCTTTACCTGCCTTTGGCTCCGCTTAAGGTTTCCCCCGCTGCGGGCTTTGGCCAAGGGGGCTAGGTTGGGGGGCGGAGGTGATGGGGATGCGCAAAGCCCTTTTCGGTGTGGTTCTCTTGGCTATGGGCCTTTCCTTGGCCCAAGGGACGGAGTACCGCCAGGCGGCCCTGGCGGCCTCGGCTTTGGCCCGGCTCCAGGCCCTGGCCCAGACCGCCCAGGGGGAGGCCAAGCTTCTGGACTGGGCCAAGGCGGTGCAGGCCAGGGCGGAGAAGGACTTTGAGGCCAAGGCCTACTTCAAGGCGGCCCGGGAGGCCCAGGCGGCCCTCCTCCTCTACCGGGCGGCCCAGGGAGAGCCTCAGGCGAAGGCGCCCGCCCGCCCCGCTCCCCGCATGGGCTTCCACCACGGCCATGGCCCTGGGCCTCGGGCCTGGGGGAAGGAGGCAAGGGCCTCGGCGCCCCGGTGGGCGGAGGGGGCGAGGCTGGCCGTGGACCGGGCGGAAAAGGAGCTTGCCTACTACCGCGCCCAGGACCCCTTGGTGAAGGACCTGGTGGCGGAGGCCAAGGGCAGGCTGGAGAAGGAGCCGGGTAGGGCCTTCCTCCTGGCCCGGGCGGCTTTGGCCCTCATCTCGGCGGAGCGGGGCTTCTAGATGCGGGGGCTCGCCCTTCTCCTCCTCTTGGGCCTGGCCTGGGCCCAAGGAGGGGAGGAGCGGGCCCTCGCCCGTTGCGTGGAGGTGGTGCGGACCCTGGAGGTGCAGGCCCTCTACCGGGAGGACGGGGTGGTCCTGGTCCTTCTGGGCCGGGAACACCCCCTCCTCCTCCTGGCCCTGGAGGGGGGAAGGCCCATGCCCCACGCCGGACCCCCTCGAGGCCGCCCCCTGGGCCGGCGGCCCCTGCCCTTCCTGCGCGAGCTCACCCTGGCCCGCTTCGTGGTGGTGGGGGAGAAGGAGTACCGTTGCTTCGTCCTTCACCGGGGGCGGGTGGTGGGGGTTTTGCGCTTGGCCAAGGACTTTTCCCCTTTGCCCTTAGAAGGCTTTTCTCCCTGAGTAAACTAGGCCCATATGAAGCCGGGCCTCTATCCCGTGGTGGGGCCGCCGGCTTCGGGGAAGACCGCTTGGGCCCTGGAAAAGGCCCTGGAGGCCCTCGGGCGGCGGGAAAGGGTGTGGTGGGTGGGGCTTCCCCACCAACGGGCCTACCTCTACCGCCTCTTGGCGCAGAGGGGGGCTTTTTTGGGCCTGGAGTTCCTCTCCTTCCAGGCCCTTTACTACCGGGTGGTGGCGGAGGCGGGGAGGCTTCGCCCCCTTCTGCCCGGGGCGGGGCGGGTGGCCCTGGTGGGGGAGGCCTTGCGGACCCTTTTCGGGCCCCAGGTGGCCCCGGGGGAGGCCCGCCTCTTCGCCCGGGCCATCGCCGAGCTGAAGCGGTTTGGCCTTTCCCCCTTCGCCCTGCCCAAGGAGGGGGAGGCGGGGCGGCTGAGGCGGGTCTACTTCCGCTACGAGAGGCTTAAGGGAAGGGCCCTGGACTACGATGACTTCCGCCGCTTGGCCGGGAAGGTGCCCTTAAGGCTTTTTCCGAGGCCGGGCCTGGTGGTGGTGGACGGCTTCCGGGAGATCGGCCCCTTGGACCTCCGCTTCCTCCGCCGCCTGGCGCAGGAGGTCCCCGTCCTCCTCACCCTGGAGCTCCTCCCCGAGGGGCTTGAGCCTATGGAGGAGCTTTCGCCAAGGCCCATCCGGCGCCAGGTCTACGCCCTCGCCAACCCCGTGGAGGAGAGCCGCTACCTCCTCCGGGCCCTGAAGCGGGCCCTCGCCCCCAAGGAGCTGGGCGGGGAGGGGCTTAGCCCGGAGGACATCCTGGTGGTGGCCCCGGAAGGGCGCATCCCCGGCCTCCTCCTCCTCAAGGAGGAGTACGGCCTTCCCCTGGTGGACGGCAGGGAGCGGGCCCTGGCGGACACGGAGGACGGGGAAAGGGTCCTTGCCCTCCTCAACCCCTTTCCCACGGGAAGGGACCTCTTGGCCTTGGGGTTTCCCCGTCTGGGGCGGAAGGCCCTCCGCCTGGGCCTGGCGGGGGAGGAGGCCTTAGGGGCCTTGGCGGAGCGGGAGGGCCTCCTGGAGGAGTGGCGGGCCTTTTGCGCCCTGAGGACCCCAGGGGAGGACCCCTTGGCCTGGGGGGAAGCGGTCTTGGAGCGGCTTGGGGTTTCCGCCAAGGAGCCCTTTCTCGCCCGGCTCCGCCTGGCCCTGCGGGTGGACCGGGGAAATCCCCTTCCCTGGTGGCGGAGCCTCCTCCTGGACGAAACCCTGCCCCCCGAGCCGGAACGGGGCGTCCCCCTCCTTCCCCCCTTGCGGGCCACGGGGGTGAGGGCCCGGCGGGTCTACGTGTTGGAGTGGCTCGCCGGGCGGTACACCCTGGGGGAGCGGGAGGACTACTTCCTCCTGGAGGAGTTGCGGGAGAGGGGCCTTCTCCAGGGGCTTCCCCGGCGGCTTCGGGGGCTAGACCCCCTGTTCCAAGAGGAGGTGGCGAGCCGGGGGGAGGAGGTCTTCCTCCTCTACCCGGAGGCGGGGCCCTCGGGGCCCTATGAGCCCTTGGAGAAGGGGGAAAGGCCAGAGCCCTTGCCCCCGGCAAGCCTTCTAGAGGCCCTGCCCTTTGAGCCCTTCGCATCCCCCCCGCCCCGGAGCAAGGCCCCGCCGCCCCACCTCGAGGTCCTCCGCCGCTACCGGGAGTGCCCCTTCCGCGCCTACGCCGAGCGCTTTGGGTTTTCGGACGGGGAGCAAGAGGCCCTGGGTTGGCACCTTCTGCCCAGGGAGCTTGCGCGCCTCAAGGAAGACCCCGAGGTGGGCCCTTGGCTTGCCAAGCACCAGGACCACCTGGAGGGGATGGAGTTTTGGAAGCTTTGGCGGGGCAAGCGCTACGCCCTCCGGCTAGACGGCGTGCGGCGGGAAGGGAAGACCCTGCACCTCTACCGCCTCCTGCCCCAGGGGAAGGACCCCGACCTGAACCCGAGGGACCGCTGGACAGAGTGGATGGCGCTGGAGGCCCTGTTGCGACGGGAAGACGTGGACAGGGTGTACCTCTGGACCTGGGCCTGGTTGGAACGCCCCAGGCCCTGGCGCAAGGCACCCTTTGACCGGAAGAGCCTCCTTCCCCAGGCACAGGAGGTGCGCTCACGGGTGGAGGAGGCCCTGCAGGGGTGGGAAGCGGGGGTTTTTGACCCCAAGCCTGGCGCGCACTGCCATACCTGCCAACTGGGCGATGTCTGCCGCAAGGAGGCGCTATGAAGCTCTACGTGGCCTCGGCGGGCACGGGGAAGACCCACACCTTGGTGCAGGAGCTCCTGGCTAGCCTCCGCGCGGGGGTTCCCCTTAGGCGCATGGCCGCCATCACCTTCACCCGCAAGGCGGCGGAGGAGCTGAGGGGGCGCATCCTGGAGGCGGTGGAGGCCTTGGGGGACGGGGAGGCCAAGCGGGAGGTCTATGGGGCAGTCTTCACCACCATCCACGGCTTCATGGCCGAGGCCCTGCGCCACACCGCCCCCTTCCTCTCCCTAGACCCCGACTTTGCCGTCTTGGACGAGTTTTTGGCGGAGGGCGTGTTCCTGGAGGAGGTGCGAAGCCTCCTCTACCTCAAGGGCCTTCCCTCCCATTGGGAGGAACGCCTCCAGAAGCTCTACGAGAAGCGCTCCCTGGCGGAGGCCTTTTCCCCCCTTGGGGAGGAGAACCGCCTCCTCGTGGACCTTTACGGGGAGGCCCTTTCGGGCTACCGCAAGCGGCTTTCGGAGGCCTTAAGTCCAAGCGACCTCGAGGCCCTTTCCCTGAAGCTCGCGCATCACCCGAAGGCCCTTGAGCGCTTGGTGGCCCGCTTTCCCTATCTCTTCGTGGACGAGTACCAGGACGTAAACCCCCTGCAGGCCCGCTTCTTCGGGGCCTTGGAGAAGGCGGGGGCGAGGCTTGTGGCCGTGGGGGACCCCAAGCAGTCCATCTACCTCTTCCGCAACGCCCGGGTGGAGGTCTTCCGCCAAGCCCTGGCCCGGGCGGAAAGGCATGAGCTTCGGGAAAGCCGCCGCCACGCCAAGCGGGTGGCCGACTTCCTCAACCGCTTCCTGGCCCTCTTCCCCGAGGAGGAGCGGGCTCCCCTGGTCTCCCTTAGGGAGGAGGAGGGCCGGGTGGAGGTGCACTGGGTGGTGGGGGAGGCGCCTTTGGAGGCCAAGCGGGCCTTTGAGGCGCACCTCTTGGCGGAGAGGCTTAAGGCGCTCCGGGAGGAGGGGGTAGAGTTTCGCGAGATGGCCGTCCTGGTGCGGAGCCGCACGAGCCTTCCCCTCCTGGAAAGGGCCTTCCGGGCCCAGGGGGTGCCCTACGTCCTGCGGCGGGGGCAGAGCTTCTTCACCCGGCCCGAGGTGCGGGACCTCTACCACGCCCTGAGGCTTTCCCTCCTGGAAGGCCCTCCTACCCCCGAGGAGCGCCTCTCCCTCCTCGCCTTCCTGCGGGGGCCTTTTTTGGGCCTGGACCTTGGGGAGGTGGAGGAGGCCTTAAGGCGGGAAGACCCCATCCCCCACCTGCCCGAGGAGACCAGGGGGCGCCTGGCCTGGCTTAGGTCCTTGGCGGAGCGGAGGCCCCTGGAGGCGCTAAGGACCTTGGCGCAGGAGGAAAGCTTCCTGAAAAAGCTCCCTCCCCGGGCCCGGGCCAACCTGGACGCCCTCCTCCTCCTGGCCGCCCGCGAGCGCTTTCCCGACCTCGAGGCCCTCCTGGAGTGGCTTAAAGTGCGGGCCAAGGACCACGAGGCCGGGGAGCTCCCCGAGGGGGGCGAGGGCGTCCACCTCCTCACCGTCCACGCCGCCAAGGGCTTGGAGTGGCGGGCGGTGGCGGTCTTTGACCTGGCCCGGGGGGAGCGCCCGGACCAGGAGCCCCTCCTGGTGGGGGAGAGGGGAGAGGTGGCCCTGAAGGGGACCCCAGGCTATGGGCCCTTGGCCCAGGCCCTGAAGAAGGCCCAGAGGGAAGAGGCCTTGCGCCTCCTCTACGTGGCCCTTTCCCGGGCAAGGGACGTCCTCCTCCTCACGGGAAGCCTCTCCGGGCGCCCCGGGCCTTGGGCGGAAGCCCTTTCCCTCTTGGGCCTAGGACCCGATGGGGAAGACCCCTTGGTGCGCCGCCACCCCGT is drawn from Thermus hydrothermalis and contains these coding sequences:
- a CDS encoding response regulator transcription factor, which encodes MRVLLVEDDPGVREALSLGLSLEGHEVRATESPKEALALLPWAEVVVLDVLLPEGDGFSLLKEIRARSEVPVLMLTALDAVEWRVKGLREGADDYLVKPYSLQELLARLEALGRRARRPEEVLSYKDLRLYPRRMEAYRGERRLSLSPKAFLLLKAFLEHPEEVLSKEALMLKVWGEVVEPATLEVHLSALRKALGEPNPIQTLRGYGYRLFLP
- a CDS encoding sensor histidine kinase, with product MGTAFSSLRARLFALLFLALLLLAFPLALLSAREAERAATEDLRRALLTRLFLLKEEGPKEEKALLAELFRLSQVFGGGTGFVVGEGVRTTELAPFALPPALLPALAEGRAYQGVWRGVLYVALPREGGGFGLAVPLEGVAGLGRRLLLLYATWGGGVLLLVFALAALGLSWALGPLKALAQTLQGRTPQDLAPLPSPQVAELRPVVEALNGLLARVRGLLEELSEKEAQARRFARHASHELRNPLAALKGYLEVLARKGEPKALEGALREVGRLEALLAGLLRLSQLEATPLRLKPVSLAAFLRERGVEGVGDAEVLVDPELLALAVENVLENARRHGKPPVRAEILREGEGVWLWLVDSGPGFPETLLPRVLEPFVHGGRGTGLGLALVAAVARAHGGRARAENRGGAAVGLYLPLAPLKVSPAAGFGQGG
- a CDS encoding UvrD-helicase domain-containing protein, producing the protein MKLYVASAGTGKTHTLVQELLASLRAGVPLRRMAAITFTRKAAEELRGRILEAVEALGDGEAKREVYGAVFTTIHGFMAEALRHTAPFLSLDPDFAVLDEFLAEGVFLEEVRSLLYLKGLPSHWEERLQKLYEKRSLAEAFSPLGEENRLLVDLYGEALSGYRKRLSEALSPSDLEALSLKLAHHPKALERLVARFPYLFVDEYQDVNPLQARFFGALEKAGARLVAVGDPKQSIYLFRNARVEVFRQALARAERHELRESRRHAKRVADFLNRFLALFPEEERAPLVSLREEEGRVEVHWVVGEAPLEAKRAFEAHLLAERLKALREEGVEFREMAVLVRSRTSLPLLERAFRAQGVPYVLRRGQSFFTRPEVRDLYHALRLSLLEGPPTPEERLSLLAFLRGPFLGLDLGEVEEALRREDPIPHLPEETRGRLAWLRSLAERRPLEALRTLAQEESFLKKLPPRARANLDALLLLAARERFPDLEALLEWLKVRAKDHEAGELPEGGEGVHLLTVHAAKGLEWRAVAVFDLARGERPDQEPLLVGERGEVALKGTPGYGPLAQALKKAQREEALRLLYVALSRARDVLLLTGSLSGRPGPWAEALSLLGLGPDGEDPLVRRHPVAPTLQAPARKGVESQKPAPYANWRLEQSPLPRVFSPSALRKEEPKPLAEALEGEAMPEYARALGTLVHYAIARNLDPRDEAAMASLLLQEVVFPFAEGEKEALLAEVKGLLSRYQALLGGVLPALEARDEDHPELPLVLPLGGTVWYGVLDRLYRVGERWFLDDYKTDQKMEPEAYRFQLALYAEAVRRALGVEAEARLVYLRHGKVHAFSREALREALEARRQNPPGWVPGGGKGYA
- a CDS encoding protein kinase domain-containing protein, whose product is MQGLLAVLLVLLTALLAARLSPWPLLSLLVLLTGAGVATGVRLEVALPWLLLALGALAAPRVYLGPRRRPARRPARAAKREGPKTTEETQALSQRYEILEKVGVGGMATVYKAKDKKTGRLVALKVPQERFVGDPRFVRRFHREAEVLAKLDHPNIVKVYDHGQVDGVHFIAMEFLEGEGLDKLIEERRLSLKQATAILARVADALKHIHAQGIVHRDIKPGNIMVLKGALREDGVDPRGVRLMDFGIAAGKVLTRLTITGARIGTPVYMSPEQAKGQKLDHRSDIYSLGIVLYEALTGQPPFTGGYETVIHQQIFQVPTPPKQLRPEIPQALSDLVLKMLEKDPAKRPSLDEVIRGLEGPWEEEKGLPHPFYLLLGVEAKKGSVRLLDLKGTASRLISGIGSAPGHFSAPPLSVAADPKGGIWVSVFEHGAKLLHRFSPEGELLLSAGPYGMKPGEFLFPASLAVADGALYVLDAETATISRLDLEGRYQGRFGGQGPGRGTFQDPKALVAAAGSLFVLDYGNRQVQRLGLDGRYLSRYAFRRSRESEELRLLGGVGADGNRLYLYDVEAAKVRVVDFSGALLASWPLPLLEGEDARSLVELLPLEGILYAARRGSSRLHRLDLKTGEALPPLEVYAPVRALGAWRNPA